The Hymenobacter sp. GOD-10R genome includes a window with the following:
- a CDS encoding XdhC family protein, with product MTELQRLLLAYDEHRAAGRPCALATVVEVLGSAYRRPGARMLVTDDGQLTGAISGGCLEGDARQRARRALVQGVPALVTYDTRDEDDPRHGLGPGCQGVVRILLEPLNFSDQTNPLEILRSFARHPVPAVLATLFATDAAGPKAVVGQRLLLTATEALGSSPLQAGPLTEAARATLGQGQSRVLTLDTDAGPVRALLEVLVPPLRLMVYGAGNDAQPLVRLAASLGWHITVVDGRPHLATAARFPEAAAVHIVPVQELETAAPDPLAYHVLLSHNYAYDLAVLQTLACSPAPYIGLLGPRQKAQRLLDELPGDTTGLRHRLHSPIGLDLGSETPEEIALCIVAEIQAHRNGRVGQPLRDRAGTLHSH from the coding sequence ATGACCGAGTTGCAGCGACTTTTACTGGCTTACGACGAGCACCGCGCGGCTGGGCGGCCCTGCGCACTGGCGACGGTGGTGGAGGTGCTCGGCTCGGCGTATCGCCGGCCGGGCGCGCGCATGCTCGTCACCGACGATGGGCAGCTCACCGGCGCCATCAGTGGGGGCTGCCTAGAAGGCGATGCCCGGCAGCGGGCGCGGCGCGCCCTCGTACAGGGCGTGCCGGCGCTGGTAACCTACGACACCCGCGACGAAGACGACCCGCGGCACGGCCTCGGGCCCGGCTGCCAGGGCGTGGTGCGCATCTTGCTGGAGCCGCTAAACTTTTCAGACCAGACCAACCCGCTGGAAATACTGCGCAGCTTTGCCCGGCACCCGGTGCCCGCCGTGCTGGCTACGCTATTCGCCACCGATGCGGCGGGGCCTAAGGCGGTAGTAGGTCAGCGGCTGCTTCTTACCGCCACCGAAGCCCTAGGCAGCAGCCCGCTACAGGCCGGCCCGTTGACGGAAGCTGCCCGCGCTACACTGGGCCAAGGGCAGTCGCGCGTGCTGACGCTTGACACGGATGCCGGGCCGGTGCGGGCGCTGCTGGAGGTGCTGGTGCCGCCGCTGCGGCTGATGGTGTACGGCGCCGGCAACGACGCTCAGCCGCTGGTGCGCCTGGCGGCCTCGCTGGGCTGGCACATTACGGTCGTGGATGGCCGTCCGCACCTAGCCACGGCCGCCCGCTTTCCAGAGGCCGCCGCGGTGCACATCGTGCCGGTGCAGGAACTCGAAACCGCCGCGCCCGACCCACTGGCTTACCACGTGCTGCTCAGCCACAACTACGCTTACGACCTGGCGGTGCTACAAACCCTAGCTTGCTCGCCCGCGCCTTACATTGGCTTGCTTGGTCCGCGGCAGAAAGCTCAGCGCCTGCTCGACGAGCTACCCGGCGATACCACCGGCTTGCGCCACCGCCTGCACAGCCCCATCGGCTTGGACCTAGGCAGCGAGACGCCCGAGGAAATTGCCCTCTGCATTGTGGCTGAAATTCAGGCCCACCGCAACGGGCGGGTAGGGCAGCCATTGCGTGACCGGGCGGGCACGCTGCACAGCCACTAG
- a CDS encoding xanthine dehydrogenase family protein molybdopterin-binding subunit: MSQTIASPPTVKLGTDYVGQPTNRVDGPAKVTGAAPYAADFAVADLWYGYVVNSPITKGRITKIDTAPVLALPGVKQVFTHENVPPLAAPDKCYQDDLAPNGSPFRPLHSPEVVYNLQPVALVVADTFELARYAASILEIEYEVADFNTNLAQARHNGFTPGKDNVFTPPTSYGHFEQAYAAATYQHTGEYAHPPQHHNPMELFATTVEWLGDGRKLKIYDKTQGVFNTQQYLCSVFGLDKTDAQVITKYMGGGFGAGLRPQHQAFLATLAALELQHSVRLTLTRDQMFSMGNRPAVIQNLKLGTDEWGHLTALQHHAVAETSRFEKYADNVVPTSGVLYNCDNVSLEHQIAALDIYTPQSMRAPGAASGEFALEVAIDEMAYLAGRDPLEFRLLNYSETDKTTGKPFSSKRLRDCYHEGAAKFGWDARTPEPRSMRDGNLLVGWGVGTGIWDAMQMPTKAKAVLTASGHLTVSSGSTDIGTGTYTIMTQMAAQTMGLPLEDVTFVLGDTSLPQAPLQGGSWMAASLGSAVQDTCQALGKKVLRLAQQQADSPLAGLAYEDVQFAEGVIRANDDISWQVSIRDVLAASGEPSVEATGGGAPDKAKQAQYSMHSHNAVFVEVKIDEDLGIIRVTRVVNAVAAGRIMNTKTARSQVLGSVVWGIGMALMEATVLDNQFGRYMNHNYGEYHVPVNADIHKIDVIFVEENDTIVNPIGVKGIGEVGMLGVTAAVANAIYHATGKRVRELPITLDKLL, translated from the coding sequence ATGAGCCAGACCATTGCTTCGCCGCCCACCGTCAAGCTGGGCACCGACTACGTAGGCCAGCCCACCAACCGCGTGGACGGTCCGGCCAAGGTGACGGGCGCCGCGCCCTACGCGGCCGATTTTGCCGTGGCCGACCTCTGGTACGGCTACGTGGTAAACAGTCCCATCACGAAAGGCCGCATCACGAAGATTGACACGGCGCCGGTGCTAGCCCTGCCCGGCGTAAAGCAGGTGTTTACGCACGAAAATGTACCCCCGCTGGCCGCGCCCGACAAATGCTACCAAGATGACCTGGCGCCGAACGGCTCGCCCTTCCGGCCGCTGCACTCGCCCGAGGTGGTCTACAACTTGCAGCCGGTGGCGCTGGTAGTGGCCGACACGTTTGAGTTGGCGCGCTACGCGGCTTCCATCTTGGAAATCGAGTATGAGGTGGCCGACTTCAACACCAACTTGGCGCAGGCGCGCCATAACGGCTTCACGCCGGGGAAAGACAACGTGTTTACGCCCCCAACTTCCTACGGCCACTTCGAGCAGGCCTACGCGGCGGCCACGTACCAGCACACCGGCGAGTACGCCCACCCCCCGCAGCACCACAACCCGATGGAGCTGTTTGCGACGACCGTGGAGTGGCTAGGCGACGGCCGGAAGCTGAAAATCTACGACAAGACGCAGGGCGTATTCAACACGCAGCAGTACTTGTGCAGCGTATTTGGGCTCGACAAAACCGATGCGCAGGTTATCACCAAGTACATGGGCGGCGGCTTTGGCGCGGGGCTGCGGCCGCAGCACCAGGCGTTTCTGGCCACCCTGGCGGCGCTTGAGCTGCAACACTCCGTGCGCCTGACCCTCACGCGCGACCAGATGTTCAGCATGGGCAACCGGCCCGCGGTAATTCAGAACCTGAAGCTAGGCACCGACGAGTGGGGCCACCTCACAGCCCTGCAACACCACGCGGTGGCTGAAACGTCGCGCTTCGAGAAGTACGCCGACAACGTGGTGCCCACCTCGGGCGTGCTCTATAACTGCGACAACGTGTCGCTGGAACACCAAATTGCGGCCCTCGATATCTACACGCCGCAGTCAATGCGGGCGCCGGGAGCGGCGTCGGGCGAGTTTGCCCTCGAAGTGGCCATCGACGAAATGGCCTACCTAGCCGGCCGCGACCCGCTGGAGTTTCGCCTGCTGAATTACTCAGAAACCGACAAAACCACCGGCAAGCCCTTCAGCAGCAAGCGCCTGCGCGACTGCTACCACGAAGGGGCCGCCAAATTCGGCTGGGACGCCCGCACGCCGGAGCCGCGCTCCATGCGCGACGGCAACTTACTGGTGGGCTGGGGGGTAGGCACTGGCATCTGGGACGCCATGCAGATGCCCACTAAGGCCAAGGCCGTGCTGACCGCCAGCGGTCACCTCACGGTGAGCAGCGGCAGCACCGACATCGGCACCGGCACCTACACCATCATGACCCAAATGGCCGCCCAAACGATGGGCCTGCCCCTGGAGGATGTCACCTTCGTGCTCGGCGATACCAGTTTGCCGCAGGCTCCCCTGCAAGGCGGCTCCTGGATGGCGGCCTCGCTCGGCTCGGCCGTGCAGGACACGTGCCAGGCCCTAGGCAAAAAAGTGCTCCGCCTGGCTCAGCAGCAAGCTGACTCGCCGCTCGCCGGCCTCGCCTACGAGGACGTGCAGTTCGCGGAGGGCGTCATTCGGGCCAACGACGACATCAGCTGGCAAGTCAGCATTCGGGACGTGCTGGCGGCCAGTGGCGAGCCTAGCGTAGAAGCCACGGGCGGGGGCGCGCCCGACAAAGCCAAGCAGGCGCAATACTCGATGCACTCGCACAACGCGGTGTTTGTGGAAGTGAAAATAGACGAGGACCTCGGCATCATCCGCGTCACGCGGGTGGTGAATGCCGTGGCGGCCGGCCGCATCATGAACACCAAAACGGCGCGCAGCCAGGTGCTCGGCTCCGTGGTATGGGGCATCGGCATGGCCCTGATGGAGGCCACGGTGCTCGATAACCAGTTCGGCCGGTACATGAACCACAACTACGGCGAGTACCACGTGCCGGTGAACGCCGACATCCACAAAATTGACGTCATTTTCGTGGAGGAAAACGATACCATCGTGAACCCTATCGGGGTGAAAGGCATCGGGGAAGTGGGCATGCTCGGCGTAACGGCGGCCGTAGCCAACGCCATTTACCATGCAACCGGCAAGCGCGTGCGTGAACTGCCCATCACGCTCGACAAGCTGCTTTAG
- a CDS encoding xanthine dehydrogenase family protein subunit M — MNSFTLTQVDSVAAALADRASHDQSAYLSGGTNLVDLMKYNVTRPGHLTSLSHLPLHHIEALPDGGLRLGALVTNSATAYDAQVQARYPVLSQSILSGATPQLRNAATDGGNLNQRTRCPYFYDLATPCNKREPGTGCSALTGYNRGCGVLGTSESCIATHHSDMCVALAVLEAVVRVQGPSGERTIRFEDYHRLPGNTPEVDNTLQPGELVVAIDLPAQGYAEHFTYLKVRDRTSYAFATVSVAVGLEMAGDTITRARFALGGVAHKPWRDQEAEKMLEGQPASPELFRRVAAKVFAEAKGYPYNAFKIELGQRAIVRALRQAVAMDQARNPNAFLNSNP; from the coding sequence ATGAACAGCTTCACCCTTACCCAAGTGGACTCGGTGGCCGCGGCCCTAGCCGACCGGGCTAGCCACGACCAATCGGCCTACCTGAGCGGCGGCACCAACCTCGTGGACCTGATGAAGTACAACGTGACGCGGCCCGGCCACCTCACGAGCCTCAGCCACCTGCCGCTGCACCACATCGAGGCGCTGCCCGACGGCGGCTTGCGCCTCGGGGCCCTGGTGACCAATTCGGCCACTGCCTACGACGCGCAGGTGCAGGCGCGCTACCCGGTGCTGAGCCAGAGCATTCTGTCGGGGGCCACGCCGCAGCTGCGCAACGCGGCCACCGACGGCGGCAACCTCAACCAGCGTACCCGCTGCCCCTACTTCTACGACCTCGCTACCCCCTGCAACAAGCGCGAGCCCGGCACCGGCTGCTCGGCCCTCACGGGCTACAACCGCGGGTGCGGCGTGCTTGGCACCAGTGAAAGCTGCATCGCGACCCATCACTCCGATATGTGCGTGGCCCTAGCCGTGCTGGAGGCCGTGGTGCGCGTGCAAGGCCCGTCCGGGGAGCGCACCATCCGGTTCGAGGACTACCACCGACTGCCGGGCAACACGCCGGAGGTGGATAACACGCTGCAGCCCGGCGAGTTGGTGGTGGCTATCGACTTGCCCGCGCAGGGCTACGCCGAGCATTTTACTTACCTGAAAGTGCGCGACCGGACCAGTTACGCCTTCGCGACGGTGAGCGTGGCGGTGGGGCTGGAAATGGCCGGCGACACGATTACTAGGGCCCGCTTCGCCCTCGGGGGGGTAGCGCACAAGCCCTGGCGCGACCAAGAGGCCGAGAAGATGCTGGAAGGCCAGCCGGCCTCGCCCGAGCTGTTCCGCCGGGTGGCAGCCAAGGTGTTTGCCGAAGCCAAGGGCTACCCCTACAACGCCTTCAAAATAGAGCTAGGCCAGCGGGCCATCGTGCGGGCCCTCCGGCAAGCGGTGGCCATGGACCAGGCCCGGAATCCGAATGCTTTTCTCAACTCCAATCCCTAA
- a CDS encoding (2Fe-2S)-binding protein has translation MPHFVQKPLSQPAAQVVPAQAVTLHVNGQDRTIQIAPWTSLLDALREYVGLTGTKKGCDHGQCGACTVLVDGLRINACLALATVYQGRKIETIEGLGTEDNLSPLQQAFIDHDAFQCGYCTPGQLCSAQGLLNEGRAQTEDEVRELLSGNVCRCGAYTNILSAVMEVLHDGQAIVDNGTLTTISATAQ, from the coding sequence ATGCCTCACTTTGTTCAAAAACCACTAAGTCAGCCCGCGGCGCAGGTAGTACCAGCGCAGGCGGTGACGCTGCACGTGAACGGCCAGGACCGCACCATTCAGATTGCGCCCTGGACCAGCTTGCTCGATGCCCTGCGCGAGTACGTGGGCCTGACGGGCACCAAAAAAGGCTGCGACCACGGCCAGTGCGGGGCCTGCACGGTACTTGTCGATGGCCTGCGCATCAACGCCTGCTTGGCGCTGGCTACCGTGTACCAGGGCCGGAAAATAGAGACGATTGAGGGCCTAGGTACCGAGGATAATCTGTCGCCCTTGCAGCAGGCCTTCATCGACCACGATGCCTTTCAGTGCGGCTACTGCACGCCCGGCCAGCTGTGCTCGGCCCAGGGGCTCCTCAACGAGGGCCGCGCCCAAACCGAGGACGAGGTGCGCGAGCTGCTGAGCGGCAACGTCTGCCGCTGCGGCGCCTATACCAATATTCTCTCGGCCGTGATGGAAGTGCTACATGATGGTCAGGCCATCGTGGACAACGGCACGCTGACAACGATTTCCGCTACTGCTCAATAA
- a CDS encoding type 1 glutamine amidotransferase domain-containing protein has product MSALDESKRELEILQQLTSQASVAGLPVAKLLTAPGNEKMREFFFTPIDDPQKLAGKKIAVVAADGFEEIEMLGPVWYFRALGAQVEVVGPTDNPAPARFGLTTPEMAKDHIMAIQYLNPVGWVKVDRRADQVKADDYDAVFIPGGAWNPDNLRYDKNVVTYVQDFFKSGKLVAAICHAPVVLATANILKGKKLTGYWNIQTDLVNAGGQVVDEPVVVDGNLITSRHPIDVADFSLAVAEWLVNQEVLVEDTVPANR; this is encoded by the coding sequence ATGAGTGCGCTAGATGAAAGCAAACGCGAGCTAGAAATACTACAGCAACTGACCAGTCAAGCATCGGTGGCGGGGCTACCCGTGGCCAAGCTGCTCACGGCCCCCGGCAATGAAAAGATGCGGGAGTTCTTTTTCACCCCCATCGACGACCCGCAAAAGCTGGCGGGCAAAAAGATTGCCGTCGTGGCGGCCGATGGCTTCGAGGAAATCGAGATGCTCGGCCCCGTGTGGTACTTCCGAGCCCTAGGGGCGCAGGTGGAAGTGGTGGGCCCCACGGATAACCCGGCGCCGGCCCGCTTTGGGCTGACTACCCCGGAAATGGCGAAGGACCACATCATGGCCATCCAATACCTGAACCCCGTGGGGTGGGTGAAAGTAGACCGCCGGGCCGACCAAGTGAAGGCCGACGACTACGATGCCGTGTTCATTCCCGGAGGGGCCTGGAACCCCGATAACTTGCGCTACGACAAAAACGTGGTGACCTACGTGCAAGATTTTTTCAAGTCGGGCAAGCTCGTGGCGGCCATCTGCCACGCCCCGGTGGTGCTGGCTACCGCCAACATTTTGAAGGGTAAAAAGCTCACGGGCTACTGGAACATCCAGACCGATTTGGTGAACGCCGGCGGGCAGGTGGTCGATGAGCCGGTGGTGGTCGATGGCAACCTCATTACCAGCCGCCACCCCATCGACGTGGCCGATTTTTCGCTGGCCGTAGCCGAGTGGCTAGTAAATCAAGAAGTGCTGGTGGAAGACACCGTGCCGGCGAACCGCTAG
- a CDS encoding antibiotic biosynthesis monooxygenase, giving the protein MLTKQHPSAGPAATEAQPAAGESALAQLTSYRVKPTHQAAFRQALSEYVTSALNLPGNIMAEAYTELDKPDVFWLIERWRDQAQREDYQKSYPATAVARLAEEALAAPAELLLVHDLEPLSKEDWLRAPAASDQPLTVMLFVDAVAGTGPEFRRRYHAAMPQIRQEAGIVTYQLTQVQGSEGKFITYEKFRNAQALQDHLKFSFVGPILDFLHTSITNPPFE; this is encoded by the coding sequence ATGCTAACGAAGCAACATCCTTCTGCCGGACCGGCGGCTACGGAAGCGCAGCCGGCAGCCGGCGAGAGTGCGCTGGCTCAGCTGACCAGCTACCGCGTCAAACCGACGCACCAGGCCGCCTTCCGCCAGGCGCTTAGCGAGTACGTAACGAGTGCGCTCAACTTGCCCGGCAATATCATGGCCGAAGCCTACACTGAGTTGGATAAGCCCGACGTGTTTTGGCTGATTGAGCGGTGGCGCGACCAAGCGCAGCGGGAAGATTACCAGAAAAGCTACCCGGCCACGGCCGTGGCTAGGCTAGCCGAGGAAGCCCTGGCGGCACCCGCCGAGCTACTGCTGGTGCACGACCTGGAGCCCCTCTCCAAAGAAGACTGGCTACGGGCGCCTGCGGCCAGCGACCAGCCCCTGACCGTGATGCTGTTTGTGGATGCCGTGGCGGGCACGGGCCCCGAGTTCCGGCGGCGCTACCATGCCGCGATGCCCCAAATCCGCCAAGAGGCTGGCATCGTGACCTACCAGCTTACGCAGGTGCAAGGCTCTGAAGGCAAGTTTATTACCTATGAGAAATTTCGCAATGCGCAGGCCTTGCAGGACCACTTGAAATTTTCGTTCGTGGGGCCCATCCTCGACTTTCTGCACACCTCGATTACAAATCCGCCCTTCGAGTAG
- a CDS encoding substrate-binding domain-containing protein yields MAPLLLLGACDGPAKPRTYRIGFSQCSTAGTWRQAVTAGMERELSFHPELQLQVTDAQSNSQLQQKQIRELLREGIDLLIVSPQEAGALTPVVAEAYQRGIPVVLLDRRIASAQYTAFVGGDNLEAGKTAARYAARLLKERGSLLEILGTAESPATKNRHLGFSQGLAEFPNLHLVAKVNGNWSRTGVQPPLTAALKAHPEVSLIFAHNDAMGRGAAAVLQQMGRTRQVRIIGVDGLDPVLIQRGELTASLLYPTAGEDAIRLAFKILTKQPFKRENILATLVVDSTNAATIRQQTDKMTRQQRDIERQQGILQQLQDAYTAQHRAVFGLLASLVVALALGALAWNSARKNRLINRQLALQNAENDKINKELTSRNEENDRINRELASQNEEIMVQRNQLEALAQQARADMEAKLRFFTNLSHELRTPLTLLMGPVEELLTSGSTLTKDQRQDLTLMRRNTRRLLQLVNQLLDFRKIEVGKMAVRATQGDLVAFVREIVEVFEKPAQLRGIELRLLSPESELLASFDSNLLDKVFFNLLSNAVKFTPDRGTITISLQPADEGRFVQVSIADTGRGISEQDRAHIFEWFYQGDQSGLGTETKGSGIGLALASGLVRLHQGELTFSSLPGRGSTFTVTLPRELPAELLATDTGEEPAAGWLEEPEGMLHDLVPEAEVTANADSETLVLVIEDNPEVNGFLMRKLNTDFQVQSATDGHTGFRLATDLVPDLIVCDVMMPGLSGLEVVTKLRADWRTSHIPVVLLTARGAAEQQVEGVQAGADLYLTKPFNPALLLESVRTLLANRARQRAHFRREFRLDEAALTPDQQFVANLTATVEAHLSDTNLSVEDVARHLNLTRMQLYRKVKAVLGMGVTEFIQGLRLTKAGELLRDESRTITDVAYELGFSTPSYFSSSFRARYQVSPSEYRAQHAPH; encoded by the coding sequence TTGGCACCGCTCCTACTACTAGGGGCCTGTGATGGGCCAGCGAAACCCCGTACGTACCGCATTGGGTTCTCGCAGTGCAGCACAGCCGGCACTTGGCGGCAAGCCGTAACAGCGGGCATGGAACGAGAGTTGAGCTTCCATCCCGAGCTGCAGTTGCAGGTGACGGATGCACAGAGTAACAGCCAGTTGCAGCAGAAGCAAATTAGAGAGTTGTTGCGCGAGGGCATTGACCTACTGATTGTTTCGCCGCAGGAAGCGGGGGCCCTGACCCCGGTTGTAGCGGAGGCCTACCAGCGGGGCATCCCGGTGGTGCTACTCGACCGGCGGATTGCTTCGGCCCAGTACACCGCTTTTGTGGGGGGTGATAACCTGGAGGCTGGCAAAACCGCCGCCCGCTACGCTGCTCGTTTGCTCAAAGAGCGTGGGAGCTTACTGGAGATTCTAGGCACTGCCGAGTCGCCGGCAACCAAAAACCGGCACCTAGGCTTCAGCCAAGGCTTGGCCGAGTTTCCCAACCTGCATCTGGTAGCCAAAGTGAATGGCAACTGGAGCCGAACAGGAGTGCAACCGCCCCTCACGGCGGCCCTGAAAGCGCATCCCGAGGTGTCGCTCATTTTTGCGCACAATGACGCTATGGGCCGAGGGGCCGCCGCCGTGCTGCAGCAAATGGGTCGCACACGGCAAGTGCGCATCATCGGCGTAGACGGGCTAGACCCGGTACTGATACAGCGGGGCGAGCTTACGGCTTCGCTGCTTTACCCGACCGCGGGCGAAGACGCCATCCGGCTAGCGTTTAAGATTCTGACCAAGCAGCCCTTCAAGCGGGAAAACATCCTGGCTACGCTAGTCGTCGACTCAACCAACGCGGCTACGATACGGCAGCAGACGGATAAGATGACCAGACAGCAGCGCGATATCGAGCGGCAGCAAGGTATCCTGCAGCAGCTGCAGGATGCCTATACCGCGCAGCACCGGGCCGTGTTCGGGTTGCTGGCTTCGTTGGTGGTGGCGCTTGCGTTAGGGGCCTTGGCATGGAATTCGGCCCGCAAGAACCGGCTGATAAACCGGCAGCTAGCCCTGCAAAATGCGGAAAACGATAAAATCAATAAGGAGCTAACCAGCCGCAACGAGGAGAACGACCGCATCAACCGCGAACTAGCCAGCCAGAACGAGGAAATCATGGTGCAGCGCAACCAGTTGGAGGCGCTGGCTCAGCAAGCGCGCGCCGATATGGAAGCAAAGCTGCGGTTTTTCACTAACCTCTCGCACGAGTTGCGCACGCCGCTCACCTTGCTGATGGGGCCAGTAGAAGAGCTGCTCACCAGCGGCTCCACGCTGACCAAAGACCAACGGCAGGATTTGACGTTGATGCGCCGCAACACCCGCCGGCTGCTGCAACTGGTCAATCAGCTCCTGGATTTTCGGAAAATTGAAGTGGGCAAGATGGCCGTGCGAGCCACCCAGGGCGATTTGGTGGCCTTCGTGCGCGAGATTGTGGAAGTGTTCGAGAAGCCGGCCCAGTTGCGCGGCATCGAGTTGCGACTGTTAAGCCCCGAGTCCGAGTTGCTGGCGTCCTTCGACTCTAATCTGCTCGACAAGGTGTTCTTCAACTTGCTTTCCAACGCGGTGAAGTTTACGCCCGACCGGGGCACGATTACCATCAGCCTGCAACCTGCCGACGAGGGACGGTTCGTGCAGGTTAGCATCGCCGATACCGGGCGCGGCATTTCGGAGCAGGACCGGGCGCACATTTTCGAGTGGTTTTACCAAGGCGACCAAAGTGGGCTAGGAACCGAAACCAAAGGCTCCGGCATTGGCCTGGCGCTGGCTAGTGGGCTGGTGCGCCTGCACCAGGGCGAACTCACCTTCAGTAGTTTGCCGGGACGGGGTAGTACATTCACCGTGACGCTACCACGCGAGTTGCCGGCCGAGCTGCTGGCCACGGACACTGGCGAGGAGCCGGCGGCGGGCTGGCTCGAGGAGCCGGAAGGCATGCTGCACGACTTAGTGCCCGAAGCAGAGGTAACGGCCAACGCCGACAGCGAAACGTTGGTGCTCGTGATTGAAGACAACCCGGAAGTTAATGGCTTCTTGATGCGCAAGCTGAACACCGATTTTCAGGTGCAAAGCGCTACCGATGGCCACACGGGCTTCCGCTTGGCTACCGACTTGGTGCCAGACCTCATCGTGTGCGATGTGATGATGCCGGGCCTCAGCGGCTTGGAAGTCGTAACGAAGCTGCGGGCCGACTGGCGCACCTCGCACATTCCGGTGGTGCTACTCACGGCCCGCGGGGCGGCCGAGCAGCAGGTGGAAGGCGTGCAAGCCGGCGCCGACCTTTACCTGACCAAGCCCTTCAACCCCGCGCTGCTACTCGAAAGCGTGCGTACCCTACTGGCCAACCGCGCCCGCCAGCGGGCGCATTTCCGTCGCGAGTTCCGCCTGGACGAAGCCGCGCTTACACCCGACCAGCAGTTCGTGGCCAACCTCACGGCCACCGTAGAGGCGCACCTGAGCGACACCAACCTGAGCGTGGAGGACGTGGCCCGTCACCTGAACCTAACGCGCATGCAGCTCTACCGCAAAGTGAAAGCGGTATTAGGCATGGGCGTCACGGAGTTCATTCAAGGACTGCGCTTGACCAAGGCCGGCGAGCTATTGCGCGACGAGTCACGCACCATCACCGACGTGGCCTACGAGCTAGGCTTTTCAACGCCGTCTTACTTTTCCAGCAGCTTCCGGGCCCGCTACCAAGTCTCGCCCTCCGAGTACCGGGCGCAGCACGCGCCCCACTAA
- a CDS encoding carboxypeptidase-like regulatory domain-containing protein, with protein sequence MKLKTSPFHATTGQLLPAYRDAYLRGDLSSQNTELVDAYINANRQQADATLRRFHELKGQGHQVKAVGWVQRQFDLIRTEPQRFRQRAATMIVGAALVGSAVFAGSSRPTTTEATLPMASSALSPAETEASANLLRVATVRGRILDENGKPLVGATVLQKGSFYGVSTDAKGEYLLRVPANQPVTLQYGYGGYTEQEVQVKGTTVGNMTLAPRPGAKKHRWFFF encoded by the coding sequence ATGAAACTCAAGACTTCTCCCTTCCACGCAACAACTGGTCAACTTCTTCCCGCTTACCGCGACGCGTACTTGCGTGGTGACCTCTCCAGCCAAAACACCGAACTCGTCGACGCGTACATCAATGCCAACCGTCAACAAGCCGATGCGACACTACGCCGCTTCCACGAGCTCAAAGGTCAGGGGCACCAGGTGAAAGCCGTCGGCTGGGTGCAGCGTCAATTCGACCTAATTCGCACCGAGCCCCAGCGCTTCCGCCAGCGCGCCGCGACGATGATTGTGGGAGCCGCACTGGTCGGTAGTGCCGTGTTTGCCGGCTCGAGCCGCCCTACCACCACCGAAGCAACTTTGCCGATGGCTTCTTCAGCCCTGTCTCCTGCTGAAACGGAAGCCTCCGCGAACCTACTGCGCGTGGCCACGGTACGGGGGCGCATCTTGGACGAGAACGGCAAGCCGCTAGTGGGCGCGACGGTGCTGCAAAAGGGCAGCTTCTACGGGGTGAGCACCGATGCCAAAGGGGAATACCTGCTGCGCGTACCCGCGAATCAGCCAGTAACGTTGCAATACGGCTACGGAGGTTACACCGAGCAGGAAGTGCAAGTGAAAGGCACCACCGTGGGCAACATGACCCTAGCCCCGCGTCCAGGCGCGAAGAAACACCGCTGGTTCTTCTTCTAA